A region of Syngnathoides biaculeatus isolate LvHL_M chromosome 20, ASM1980259v1, whole genome shotgun sequence DNA encodes the following proteins:
- the tymp gene encoding translation initiation factor IF-2 isoform X1: MSSIPELIQKKRDGGKLSDGDIRRFVEAVTSGSIQSCQTGAMLMAIWQRGMDARETASLTEEMMRSGEVMSWPPEWAGLLADKHSTGGVGDKVSLALAPALAACGCKVPMISGRGLAHTGGTLDKLESIPGFDIHRSAEQPHVFAGASHPEQRGLLHCGSDGDAGSRRPRPLRRARRHGHRGQPAANHGLHHLQERRRVADGAGSGCQVRPGRSLQRLGQRQGAGAPPGADGRAAGHTHGRGAEPNGRRHRTQRGQQSGGHRGAATAQGRLPPPPRPHGARRRARRPPAGHDGTGGRPIGGRREDFAGRDGRSRSAQVPGHDGGSGRRPGDREGAVRRRRRLLQDSGESPASAGLDGRPRRCAAGRGRFGFGGSGSQVGGGAFRGRTTCQSQGGGGATAVPWAGSLQRNPLAASPLRGPGSQFRPGRATAERARPGIGRRVAKANFGARSSASCLTHVLQADPFRGSRCSPVTRATRSPSTSKTLVLKGNI, from the exons ATGTCGTCCATCCCGGAGCTGATCCAGAAGAAGCGGGACGGAGGGAAGCTGAGCGACGGCGACATCCGACGCTTCGTGGAGGCCGTGACCAGCGGAAGCATCCAAAGCTGCCAGACAG GTGCCATGCTGATGGCCATCTGGCAGCGGGGCATGGACGCCCGCGAGACGGCGAGCCTGACCGAAGAGATGATGCGGTCGGGGGAAGTGATGTCGTGGCCGCCGGAGTGGGCGGGGCTCCTGGCGGACAAGCACTCCACGGGCGGCGTGGGCGACAAAGTCAGCCTGGCGCTGGCGCCCGCGCTGGCCGCCTGCGGCTGCAAG GTCCCCATGATAAGTGGGCGGGGCCTGGCCCACACCGGCGGCACGCTGGACAAACTGGAGTCCATTCCCGGTTTCGACATCCACCGGTCGGCCGAGCAG CCGCATGTTTTTGCAGGTGCGAGCCATCCTGAGCAGCGTGGGCTGTTGCATTGTGGGTCAGACGGAGACGCTGGTTCCCGCCGACCGCGTCCTCTACGCCGCGCGCGACGTCACGGCCACCGTGGACAGCCTGCCGCTAATCACGG GCTCCATCATCTCCAAGAAAGGCGCCGAGTCGCTGACGGCGCTGGTTCTGGATGTCAAGTTCGGCCGGGCCGCTCTCTACAAAGACTTGGGCAGCGCCAAGGAGCTGGCGCGCCTCCTG GTGCAGACGGGCGAGCTGCTGGGCATACGCACGGCCGCGGTGCTGAGCCGAATGGACGCCGTCATCGGACGCAGCGTGGGCAACAGTCTGGAGGTCATCGAGGCGCTGCAACTGCTCAAGGGCGACTGCCGCCACCGCCCAGACCTCATGGAGCTCGTCGCCGCGCTCG GCGGCCTCCTGCTGGCCATGACGGGACTGGCGGCCGACCGATCGGAGGGCGCCGAGAAGATTTCGCGGGCCGTGACGGGCGGAGCCGCTCTGCTCAAGTTCCGGGCCATGATGGAGGCTCAGGGCGTCGCCCCGGAGACCGCGAGGGCGCTGTGCGCCGCCGACGCCGACTACTTCAAGATTCTGGGGAAAGCCCGGCATCGGCTGGACTTGACGGCCGACCGCGACG gtgtgctgctGGACGTGGACGGTTTGGTTTTGGCGGAAGTGGTTCACAAGTTGGGGGCGGGGCGTTCCGAGGCCGgacaacctgtcaatcacagggTGGGGGCGGAGCTACTGCTGTCCCTTGGGCAGGAAGTCTCCAAAG gAACCCCCTGGCTGCGAGTCCACTACGAGGACCCGGCTCCCAGTTCAGACCAGGTCGAGCGACTGCAGAGCGCGCTCGTCCTGGGATCGGCCGCCGAGTGGCGAAAGCAAACTTTGGTGCAagaagttctgcttcctgtctgaCGCACGTCCTTCAAGCTGACCCATTTCGTGGCTCCCGCTGCTCACCCGTTACCAGGGCAACGCGTAGTCCAAGTACTTCCAAGACTTTGGTGCTCAAGGGCAACATTTGA
- the grip1 gene encoding glutamate receptor-interacting protein 1 isoform X1, with protein MPGWKKNIPACLQADQEGDEGPYSKHSTGSRPSDGALAIRRQSIPDEFRGCTLVELMKKEGTTLGLTVSGGIDKDGKPRVSNLRQGGIAARSDQLNVGDYIRSVNGINLAKFRHDEIISLLKNVGERVLLEVEYELPPISVQGSGVTFKTVEVTLHKEGNSFGFVVRGGASEDRNKCRPIVIATVRSGGPADREGSIKPGDRLLSVDGIRLHGNTLAEAMSVLKQSGQEATMLVEYDVSVMDSVSSASGPLLVEVAKATGSSLGVALSSSMFCSKQVIVIDKVKPASIADRCGALHAGDHILSVDGKSMEFCSLAEATQLLSASCHNVRMEILPQHQARPALNAPQQVKVQRSARPLPWDTGTSAPVLPPYHYNTYHPDQSGARSHNRHTNSTSLGHTFSPGSMSAYSLSSLNMTIPRNAYPTSPRGTLMRKKHKKKDFKSSLSLASSTVGLAGQVVHTETTEVTLLGDGVMGFGLQLQGGVFATETLSSPPLIAYIDPDSPAERCGILQIGDRILSINGVPTEDSTLEETNQLLRDSSITAQLTLEIEFDVAESVIPSSGTFHVKLPKKPGVELGITISSPSNRKAGDPLIISDIKKGSVAHRTGTLELGDKLLAIDNIRVETCSMEEAAQILQQCEELVKLKIRKDEDNSDEQEVSGSIIYTVELQRYGGPLGITISGTEEPFDPIIISSLTKGGLAERTGAIHVGDRILAINSSSLKGKPLSEAISLLQQAGETVTLKIKKHGELSSPKSCEGGEEPLLVAAAPSSGQRTFGTLPSVDSAVESWDGSNVDAGFTSPAPSFQSSPFTFHEWRDAKTGNNQPPASSRQRTNPLSDLNDDWEHVGLGGFVLGQDGTEPDQEENFWSQALEDLETCGQSGILRELEATIMSGSTLSLNHEPAPSRTSLGRQASFQERSSTRPQVTPRSNTLPSDPQRRAFAMKKMRQEVNDILNQTPVELHKVTLEKSCDSEDFGFSVSDGVLDRGVYVNNIRGGGPAERGGLRPYDRLLQINHVRTRDFDCCLVVPLIAESSNRLDLVISRNPASSADPLTNHTEGGVQPIGSQKDAREDSGEDGAPIKWKKPGDGLGAGLVTNTSV; from the exons ATGCCCGGCTGGAAGAAGAACATCCCAGCCTGTCTCCAAGCGGATCAGGAAGGCG ATGAAGGTCCGTACAGCAAACACTCGACGGGCTCGCGGCCGTCAGACGGGGCGCTGGCCATCAGGAGGCAGAGCATACCAg ACGAGTTCCGGGGATGCACGCTGGTGGAGCTGATGAAGAAGGAGGGCACCACGCTGGGGCTGACCGTGTCGGGGGGCATCGACAAGGACGGGAAGCCGCGGGTGTCCAACCTGAGGCAAGGAGGTATCGCCGCCAG GAGCGACCAGCTGAACGTCGGCGACTACATCCGCTCGGTGAACGGCATCAACTTGGCCAAGTTCCGTCACGACGAGATCATCAGCCTGTTGAAGAACGTGGGCGAGCGCGTGCTGCTGGAGGTGGAGTACGAGCTGCCGCCCATCT CCGTGCAGGGTTCCGGCGTCACGTTCAAGACGGTGGAGGTGACGCTCCACAAGGAAGGCAACAGCTTCGGATTCGTCGTCAGAG GCGGAGCCAGCGAAGACAGGAACAAGTGCCGGCCCATCGTCATAGCGACCGTCCGCTCAGGAGGGCCGGCCGACAG GGAGGGGAGCATCAAACCCGGCGACCGTCTCCTCAGCGTCGACGGCAtccgtctccacggcaacacgCTGGCGGAGGCCATGAGCGTCCTGAAGCAGAGCGGCCAGGAAGCGACCATGCTGGTGGAGTACGACGTCTCTGTCATGG ACTCCGTGTCCTCGGCTTCGGGTCCCCTGCTGGTGGAGGTCGCCAAGGCGACGGGCTCCAGCCTGGGCGTGGCTCTGTCCTCGTCCATGTTCTGCAGCAAGCAGGTCATCGTCATCGACAAAGTGAAGCCGGCCAGCATCGCCGACAG GTGCGGCGCCCTCCACGCGGGCGATCACATCCTGTCCGTGGACGGCAAATCCATGGAGTTCTGCTCTCTGGCCGAAGCCACGCAGCTGCTGTCTGCCTCCTGCCATAACGTCCGCATGGAGATCCTGCCCCAGCACCAGGCCCGACCGGCCCTGAACGCACCGCAGCAAG TCAAGGTGCAGCGTTCTGCCCGCCCCCTCCCCTGGGACACAGGAACCTCCGCCCCCGTCCTCCCCCCTTACCACTACAACACGTACCATCCCGACCAATCGGGCGCCAGGTCGCACAACCGCCACACAAACAGCACGT CGCTGGGGCACACGTTCTCCCCGGGCTCCATGTCGGCGTACAGTCTGTCGTCGCTCAACATGACCATCCCGAGGAACGCGTACCCCACCAGTCCGCGGGGGACCCTCATGAGGAAGAAGCACAAGAAGAAGGACTTCAAGAGCTCCT TGTCTCTGGCGTCCAGCACGGTGGGGCTGGCCGGTCAGGTGGTCCACACGGAGACCACCGAGGTGACGTTGCTCGGCGACGGCGTCATGGGCTTCGGCCTGCAGCTGCAGGGCGGCGTCTTCGCCACCGAGACGCTCTCGTCGCCGCCGCTCATCGCTTACATCGACCCCGACAGTCCTGCCGAGAG atgtgGAATCCTGCAGATCGGCGACAGGATCCTGTCCATAAATGGAGTTCCGACAGAAGACTCCACCTTGGAAGAAACCAATCAGCTGCTCAGAGATTCCTCCATCACCGCACAACTCACCTTGGAGATCGAGTTCGACGTGGCTG AATCGGTCATCCCATCGTCCGGAACGTTCCACGTGAAGCTCCCCAAGAAACCGGGAGTGGAGCTGGGAATCACCATCAGCT CGCCGTCCAACAGGAAGGCGGGAGACCCTCTCATCATTTCGGACATCAAGAAGGGCAGCGTCGCTCACAG GACGGGGACGCTGGAGCTGGGAGACAAGCTGCTGGCCATCGACAACATCCGCGTGGAGACGTGCTCCATGGAGGAGGCGGCGCAGATCCTGCAGCAGTGCGAGGAGCTCGTCAAGCTGAAAATACGCAAAGACGAGGACAACTCGG ACGAGCAGGAGGTGTCGGGGAGCATCATTTACACGGTGGAGCTGCAACGCTACGGGGGCCCGCTGGGCATCACCATCTCGGGCACCGAGGAGCCTTTCGATCCCATCATCATCTCCTCGCTCACCAAGGGGGGCCTGGCAGAGAG GACGGGCGCCATCCACGTGGGCGACCGCATCCTGGCCATCAACAGCAGCAGCCTGAAGGGCAAACCCCTGAGCGAGGCCATCAGCCTCCTGCAGCAGGCGGGCGAGACGGTCACGCTCAAGATCAAGAAGCACGGCGAGC TCTCCAGTCCCAAGTCGTGCGAGGGAGGGGAGGAGCCGCTCCTGGTGGCGGCGGCGCCCTCTTCGGGCCAGAGAACGTTCGGCACGCTGCCCTCCGTCGACAGCGCGGTCGAGTCCTGGGACGGTTCCAACGTGGACGCCGGCTTCACCAGCCCGG CTCCTTCTTTCCAGTCGTCACCGTTCACCTTCCACGAGTGGCGCGACGCCAAGACCGGCAACAACCAACCGCCCGCTTCCTCCCGCCAGAGAACCAATCCGCTGTCGGACCTGAACGACGACTGGGAACACGTCGGGCTGGGCGG GTTCGTGCTTGGTCAGGACGGGACAGAACCGGACCAGGAGGAGAACTTCTGGTCTCAGGCTCTGGAGGATCTGGAGACGTGCGGGCAGAGTGGAATCCTCAGAGAACTGgag GCAACCATCATGTCGGGCTCCACCCTCAGCCTGAACCACGAGCCGGCGCCCTCTCGGACCTCGCTGGGTCGGCAGGCCAGCTTCCAGGAACGCAGCAGCACCCGCCCCCAG GTGACCCCGCGCTCCAACACTTTGCCCTCCGACCCCCAGCGCCGAGCCTTCGCCATGAAGAAGATGAGACAGGAAGTCAACGACATCCTCAACCAGACGCCCGTCGAACTTCACAAG GTCACGCTGGAGAAGTCTTGCGACTCGGAGGACTTCGGCTTCAGCGTGTCGGACGGCGTTCTGGATCGCGGCGTTTACGTCAACAACATTCGCGGCGGCGGCCCGGCGGAGCGCGGAGGCCTGCGGCCGTACGACCGCCTCCTGCAG ATCAACCACGTGCGCACTCGGGACTTCGACTGCTGCCTGGTGGTTCCGCTCATCGCCGAGTCGTCGAACCGCTTGGATCTGGTCATCAGCCGAaaccccgcctcctccgccgACCCGCTGACCAATCACACGGAAGGTGGCGTCCAGCCAATCGGCAGCCAGAAGGATGCGCGCGAGGACTCCGGTGAGGACGGCGCGCCCATCAAGTGGAAAAAACCCGGGGACGGTCTGGGGGCGGGGCTGGTCACCAACACTTCCGTATAG
- the grip1 gene encoding glutamate receptor-interacting protein 1 isoform X2 produces the protein MPGWKKNIPACLQADQEGDEGPYSKHSTGSRPSDGALAIRRQSIPDEFRGCTLVELMKKEGTTLGLTVSGGIDKDGKPRVSNLRQGGIAARSDQLNVGDYIRSVNGINLAKFRHDEIISLLKNVGERVLLEVEYELPPISVQGSGVTFKTVEVTLHKEGNSFGFVVRGGASEDRNKCRPIVIATVRSGGPADREGSIKPGDRLLSVDGIRLHGNTLAEAMSVLKQSGQEATMLVEYDVSVMDSVSSASGPLLVEVAKATGSSLGVALSSSMFCSKQVIVIDKVKPASIADRCGALHAGDHILSVDGKSMEFCSLAEATQLLSASCHNVRMEILPQHQARPALNAPQQALGHTFSPGSMSAYSLSSLNMTIPRNAYPTSPRGTLMRKKHKKKDFKSSLSLASSTVGLAGQVVHTETTEVTLLGDGVMGFGLQLQGGVFATETLSSPPLIAYIDPDSPAERCGILQIGDRILSINGVPTEDSTLEETNQLLRDSSITAQLTLEIEFDVAESVIPSSGTFHVKLPKKPGVELGITISSPSNRKAGDPLIISDIKKGSVAHRTGTLELGDKLLAIDNIRVETCSMEEAAQILQQCEELVKLKIRKDEDNSDEQEVSGSIIYTVELQRYGGPLGITISGTEEPFDPIIISSLTKGGLAERTGAIHVGDRILAINSSSLKGKPLSEAISLLQQAGETVTLKIKKHGELSSPKSCEGGEEPLLVAAAPSSGQRTFGTLPSVDSAVESWDGSNVDAGFTSPAPSFQSSPFTFHEWRDAKTGNNQPPASSRQRTNPLSDLNDDWEHVGLGGFVLGQDGTEPDQEENFWSQALEDLETCGQSGILRELEATIMSGSTLSLNHEPAPSRTSLGRQASFQERSSTRPQVTPRSNTLPSDPQRRAFAMKKMRQEVNDILNQTPVELHKVTLEKSCDSEDFGFSVSDGVLDRGVYVNNIRGGGPAERGGLRPYDRLLQINHVRTRDFDCCLVVPLIAESSNRLDLVISRNPASSADPLTNHTEGGVQPIGSQKDAREDSGEDGAPIKWKKPGDGLGAGLVTNTSV, from the exons ATGCCCGGCTGGAAGAAGAACATCCCAGCCTGTCTCCAAGCGGATCAGGAAGGCG ATGAAGGTCCGTACAGCAAACACTCGACGGGCTCGCGGCCGTCAGACGGGGCGCTGGCCATCAGGAGGCAGAGCATACCAg ACGAGTTCCGGGGATGCACGCTGGTGGAGCTGATGAAGAAGGAGGGCACCACGCTGGGGCTGACCGTGTCGGGGGGCATCGACAAGGACGGGAAGCCGCGGGTGTCCAACCTGAGGCAAGGAGGTATCGCCGCCAG GAGCGACCAGCTGAACGTCGGCGACTACATCCGCTCGGTGAACGGCATCAACTTGGCCAAGTTCCGTCACGACGAGATCATCAGCCTGTTGAAGAACGTGGGCGAGCGCGTGCTGCTGGAGGTGGAGTACGAGCTGCCGCCCATCT CCGTGCAGGGTTCCGGCGTCACGTTCAAGACGGTGGAGGTGACGCTCCACAAGGAAGGCAACAGCTTCGGATTCGTCGTCAGAG GCGGAGCCAGCGAAGACAGGAACAAGTGCCGGCCCATCGTCATAGCGACCGTCCGCTCAGGAGGGCCGGCCGACAG GGAGGGGAGCATCAAACCCGGCGACCGTCTCCTCAGCGTCGACGGCAtccgtctccacggcaacacgCTGGCGGAGGCCATGAGCGTCCTGAAGCAGAGCGGCCAGGAAGCGACCATGCTGGTGGAGTACGACGTCTCTGTCATGG ACTCCGTGTCCTCGGCTTCGGGTCCCCTGCTGGTGGAGGTCGCCAAGGCGACGGGCTCCAGCCTGGGCGTGGCTCTGTCCTCGTCCATGTTCTGCAGCAAGCAGGTCATCGTCATCGACAAAGTGAAGCCGGCCAGCATCGCCGACAG GTGCGGCGCCCTCCACGCGGGCGATCACATCCTGTCCGTGGACGGCAAATCCATGGAGTTCTGCTCTCTGGCCGAAGCCACGCAGCTGCTGTCTGCCTCCTGCCATAACGTCCGCATGGAGATCCTGCCCCAGCACCAGGCCCGACCGGCCCTGAACGCACCGCAGCAAG CGCTGGGGCACACGTTCTCCCCGGGCTCCATGTCGGCGTACAGTCTGTCGTCGCTCAACATGACCATCCCGAGGAACGCGTACCCCACCAGTCCGCGGGGGACCCTCATGAGGAAGAAGCACAAGAAGAAGGACTTCAAGAGCTCCT TGTCTCTGGCGTCCAGCACGGTGGGGCTGGCCGGTCAGGTGGTCCACACGGAGACCACCGAGGTGACGTTGCTCGGCGACGGCGTCATGGGCTTCGGCCTGCAGCTGCAGGGCGGCGTCTTCGCCACCGAGACGCTCTCGTCGCCGCCGCTCATCGCTTACATCGACCCCGACAGTCCTGCCGAGAG atgtgGAATCCTGCAGATCGGCGACAGGATCCTGTCCATAAATGGAGTTCCGACAGAAGACTCCACCTTGGAAGAAACCAATCAGCTGCTCAGAGATTCCTCCATCACCGCACAACTCACCTTGGAGATCGAGTTCGACGTGGCTG AATCGGTCATCCCATCGTCCGGAACGTTCCACGTGAAGCTCCCCAAGAAACCGGGAGTGGAGCTGGGAATCACCATCAGCT CGCCGTCCAACAGGAAGGCGGGAGACCCTCTCATCATTTCGGACATCAAGAAGGGCAGCGTCGCTCACAG GACGGGGACGCTGGAGCTGGGAGACAAGCTGCTGGCCATCGACAACATCCGCGTGGAGACGTGCTCCATGGAGGAGGCGGCGCAGATCCTGCAGCAGTGCGAGGAGCTCGTCAAGCTGAAAATACGCAAAGACGAGGACAACTCGG ACGAGCAGGAGGTGTCGGGGAGCATCATTTACACGGTGGAGCTGCAACGCTACGGGGGCCCGCTGGGCATCACCATCTCGGGCACCGAGGAGCCTTTCGATCCCATCATCATCTCCTCGCTCACCAAGGGGGGCCTGGCAGAGAG GACGGGCGCCATCCACGTGGGCGACCGCATCCTGGCCATCAACAGCAGCAGCCTGAAGGGCAAACCCCTGAGCGAGGCCATCAGCCTCCTGCAGCAGGCGGGCGAGACGGTCACGCTCAAGATCAAGAAGCACGGCGAGC TCTCCAGTCCCAAGTCGTGCGAGGGAGGGGAGGAGCCGCTCCTGGTGGCGGCGGCGCCCTCTTCGGGCCAGAGAACGTTCGGCACGCTGCCCTCCGTCGACAGCGCGGTCGAGTCCTGGGACGGTTCCAACGTGGACGCCGGCTTCACCAGCCCGG CTCCTTCTTTCCAGTCGTCACCGTTCACCTTCCACGAGTGGCGCGACGCCAAGACCGGCAACAACCAACCGCCCGCTTCCTCCCGCCAGAGAACCAATCCGCTGTCGGACCTGAACGACGACTGGGAACACGTCGGGCTGGGCGG GTTCGTGCTTGGTCAGGACGGGACAGAACCGGACCAGGAGGAGAACTTCTGGTCTCAGGCTCTGGAGGATCTGGAGACGTGCGGGCAGAGTGGAATCCTCAGAGAACTGgag GCAACCATCATGTCGGGCTCCACCCTCAGCCTGAACCACGAGCCGGCGCCCTCTCGGACCTCGCTGGGTCGGCAGGCCAGCTTCCAGGAACGCAGCAGCACCCGCCCCCAG GTGACCCCGCGCTCCAACACTTTGCCCTCCGACCCCCAGCGCCGAGCCTTCGCCATGAAGAAGATGAGACAGGAAGTCAACGACATCCTCAACCAGACGCCCGTCGAACTTCACAAG GTCACGCTGGAGAAGTCTTGCGACTCGGAGGACTTCGGCTTCAGCGTGTCGGACGGCGTTCTGGATCGCGGCGTTTACGTCAACAACATTCGCGGCGGCGGCCCGGCGGAGCGCGGAGGCCTGCGGCCGTACGACCGCCTCCTGCAG ATCAACCACGTGCGCACTCGGGACTTCGACTGCTGCCTGGTGGTTCCGCTCATCGCCGAGTCGTCGAACCGCTTGGATCTGGTCATCAGCCGAaaccccgcctcctccgccgACCCGCTGACCAATCACACGGAAGGTGGCGTCCAGCCAATCGGCAGCCAGAAGGATGCGCGCGAGGACTCCGGTGAGGACGGCGCGCCCATCAAGTGGAAAAAACCCGGGGACGGTCTGGGGGCGGGGCTGGTCACCAACACTTCCGTATAG
- the lsm8 gene encoding LSM8 homolog, U6 small nuclear RNA associated has translation MSTALESYINRTVAIVTSDGRMIVGTLKGFDQTINLILDESHERVFSSGQGVEQVVLGLYIVRGDNVAVIGEIDEETDSTLDLGNIRAEPLNSVVH, from the exons ATGTCCACGGCGCTGGAGAGCTACATTAACC GTACGGTGGCCATCGTGACGTCAGACGGCAGGATGATCGTG GGCACACTGAAGGGCTTCGACCAGACCATCAATTTGATCCTGGACGAGAGTCACGAGCGCGTGTTCAGCTCGGGTCAGGGCGTGGAGCAAGTGGTTCTGGGACTTTACATCGTCCGGGGAGACAACGT CGCCGTGATCGGCGAGATCGACGAGGAGACGGACTCCACGTTGGATCTGGGGAACATCCGAGCCGAGCCGCTCAACTCTGTCGTCCACTGA
- the tymp gene encoding thymidine phosphorylase isoform X2 — translation MSSIPELIQKKRDGGKLSDGDIRRFVEAVTSGSIQSCQTGAMLMAIWQRGMDARETASLTEEMMRSGEVMSWPPEWAGLLADKHSTGGVGDKVSLALAPALAACGCKVPMISGRGLAHTGGTLDKLESIPGFDIHRSAEQVRAILSSVGCCIVGQTETLVPADRVLYAARDVTATVDSLPLITGSIISKKGAESLTALVLDVKFGRAALYKDLGSAKELARLLVQTGELLGIRTAAVLSRMDAVIGRSVGNSLEVIEALQLLKGDCRHRPDLMELVAALGGLLLAMTGLAADRSEGAEKISRAVTGGAALLKFRAMMEAQGVAPETARALCAADADYFKILGKARHRLDLTADRDGVLLDVDGLVLAEVVHKLGAGRSEAGQPVNHRVGAELLLSLGQEVSKGTPWLRVHYEDPAPSSDQVERLQSALVLGSAAEWRKQTLVQEVLLPV, via the exons ATGTCGTCCATCCCGGAGCTGATCCAGAAGAAGCGGGACGGAGGGAAGCTGAGCGACGGCGACATCCGACGCTTCGTGGAGGCCGTGACCAGCGGAAGCATCCAAAGCTGCCAGACAG GTGCCATGCTGATGGCCATCTGGCAGCGGGGCATGGACGCCCGCGAGACGGCGAGCCTGACCGAAGAGATGATGCGGTCGGGGGAAGTGATGTCGTGGCCGCCGGAGTGGGCGGGGCTCCTGGCGGACAAGCACTCCACGGGCGGCGTGGGCGACAAAGTCAGCCTGGCGCTGGCGCCCGCGCTGGCCGCCTGCGGCTGCAAG GTCCCCATGATAAGTGGGCGGGGCCTGGCCCACACCGGCGGCACGCTGGACAAACTGGAGTCCATTCCCGGTTTCGACATCCACCGGTCGGCCGAGCAG GTGCGAGCCATCCTGAGCAGCGTGGGCTGTTGCATTGTGGGTCAGACGGAGACGCTGGTTCCCGCCGACCGCGTCCTCTACGCCGCGCGCGACGTCACGGCCACCGTGGACAGCCTGCCGCTAATCACGG GCTCCATCATCTCCAAGAAAGGCGCCGAGTCGCTGACGGCGCTGGTTCTGGATGTCAAGTTCGGCCGGGCCGCTCTCTACAAAGACTTGGGCAGCGCCAAGGAGCTGGCGCGCCTCCTG GTGCAGACGGGCGAGCTGCTGGGCATACGCACGGCCGCGGTGCTGAGCCGAATGGACGCCGTCATCGGACGCAGCGTGGGCAACAGTCTGGAGGTCATCGAGGCGCTGCAACTGCTCAAGGGCGACTGCCGCCACCGCCCAGACCTCATGGAGCTCGTCGCCGCGCTCG GCGGCCTCCTGCTGGCCATGACGGGACTGGCGGCCGACCGATCGGAGGGCGCCGAGAAGATTTCGCGGGCCGTGACGGGCGGAGCCGCTCTGCTCAAGTTCCGGGCCATGATGGAGGCTCAGGGCGTCGCCCCGGAGACCGCGAGGGCGCTGTGCGCCGCCGACGCCGACTACTTCAAGATTCTGGGGAAAGCCCGGCATCGGCTGGACTTGACGGCCGACCGCGACG gtgtgctgctGGACGTGGACGGTTTGGTTTTGGCGGAAGTGGTTCACAAGTTGGGGGCGGGGCGTTCCGAGGCCGgacaacctgtcaatcacagggTGGGGGCGGAGCTACTGCTGTCCCTTGGGCAGGAAGTCTCCAAAG gAACCCCCTGGCTGCGAGTCCACTACGAGGACCCGGCTCCCAGTTCAGACCAGGTCGAGCGACTGCAGAGCGCGCTCGTCCTGGGATCGGCCGCCGAGTGGCGAAAGCAAACTTTGGTGCAagaagttctgcttcctgtctga